In one Candidatus Hepatincola sp. Av genomic region, the following are encoded:
- a CDS encoding integral membrane protein (duplicated gene with 00656) — protein MWNIWKEKANLQILIWGTIIGGLTSSFIKWGAEVIMPPRIPGEISPPAAHIDSWLGWAGINQHSLDYVYQGTTILGAVSIYHVLFCVFCTFFYVFISAYYPKIRALYGAVYGIIITILAHGLMIPIFGLRNPIYNPGHVGWLWNLNGYELWAETIGHILWGVSLEICLIAVLAYFAKPIKGSWA, from the coding sequence ATGTGGAATATATGGAAAGAAAAAGCTAATCTACAAATTCTTATTTGGGGTACTATTATTGGTGGGCTTACAAGTTCTTTCATTAAGTGGGGAGCTGAAGTTATTATGCCACCAAGAATTCCTGGTGAAATATCTCCTCCGGCTGCACATATTGACTCTTGGCTAGGTTGGGCTGGGATTAACCAGCATTCGTTAGATTATGTGTATCAAGGAACAACAATACTTGGTGCTGTATCAATATACCATGTGTTATTCTGTGTTTTCTGTACTTTTTTTTATGTTTTTATATCTGCTTACTATCCTAAAATTAGAGCCCTTTATGGAGCTGTATATGGAATAATCATTACTATTTTAGCACACGGTTTAATGATACCTATTTTTGGGTTGAGAAATCCAATCTATAATCCGGGTCATGTTGGTTGGCTTTGGAATCTAAATGGCTATGAATTATGGGCGGAAACTATAGGACATATTTTATGGGGAGTATCTTTAGAAATTTGTTTAATTGCCGTATTGGCATATTTTGCCAAACCTATTAAAGGTTCTTGGGCGTAA
- the ftsI gene encoding penicillin-binding protein 2 (putative peptidoglycan D,D-transpeptidase FtsI) → MLSKNTEIKVAKSRIKIVAYFIFLLFLVAVIKLVYLAVLGFYQNYVFTNTQIKSNIRYDILDRNNNVLAINIPSVSVYLRPKEITNKPLAVRALRDSLRIQESIAHKLVYADSPFVWVKRNIAAKEEKKLRYYGVIGIYFSKEKKRFYPYGSLFSHTVGMTNLDGVGVSGIENSLNNELTQHNVTLSLDLGIQRIVYEALAKAKNLNKAKRAYAMVVNPKTGEVLALVSLPDYNPNYRHDINIGNMFNYPTQGLFEPGSIAKVFSVAMALDNGDHKIYDTYDVSKPIVKNSYLIVDYDYMDRTLTIPEILMYSSNIGTSILMREIGIFTQKKYLKRFGILNAPPLEITENTAPLVPSVWNQLNSMTISYGYGIAMSQATYLNAFLPIINGGIYTPLTLLKKSANTYGNGYGKRIISKEVSREMRAILRLVVAKGYGRKADVKGYLVGGKTGSSEKQVHGHYNKDIVFASFVAFFPADDPEYAILVTIDEPKRVAANNFNVTGGYLSAPVVAEIVEKIGLNLGIAKQKDDLYTKVNSKKVDTILQYVEDMPEIINY, encoded by the coding sequence ATGCTAAGTAAAAATACTGAAATAAAAGTGGCTAAAAGTAGGATAAAAATTGTTGCCTACTTTATTTTTTTATTATTTCTTGTAGCAGTTATTAAGTTAGTTTATTTAGCTGTTTTAGGTTTTTACCAGAATTATGTTTTTACTAATACCCAAATTAAATCAAATATTCGTTATGATATTCTAGATAGAAACAACAATGTTTTAGCTATTAATATTCCCTCCGTTTCTGTGTATTTGCGTCCTAAAGAAATTACAAATAAGCCTTTAGCAGTAAGAGCCTTAAGAGATTCCCTAAGAATACAGGAAAGTATAGCTCATAAACTTGTTTATGCTGATTCTCCTTTTGTGTGGGTTAAAAGAAATATTGCGGCTAAAGAGGAAAAAAAACTTCGTTATTATGGAGTTATTGGTATTTATTTTTCTAAAGAAAAGAAAAGGTTTTACCCTTATGGCTCTTTATTTTCTCATACTGTAGGTATGACTAACCTAGATGGTGTAGGAGTTAGTGGTATTGAAAATAGTTTAAACAATGAATTAACACAACATAATGTAACTCTTTCGTTAGATTTAGGCATTCAAAGAATTGTTTATGAAGCCCTTGCAAAAGCTAAAAACTTAAATAAAGCAAAAAGAGCCTATGCTATGGTGGTAAATCCTAAAACAGGGGAAGTGTTAGCTTTAGTTTCCTTGCCAGATTATAATCCTAATTACCGCCATGATATTAACATAGGAAATATGTTTAATTACCCAACGCAGGGCTTGTTTGAACCTGGTTCTATTGCTAAAGTATTTTCTGTAGCAATGGCTTTAGATAATGGTGACCATAAAATTTATGATACTTACGATGTTTCTAAACCTATTGTTAAGAACTCTTACTTAATTGTAGACTATGATTATATGGATAGAACGTTAACTATTCCAGAAATTCTAATGTATTCTTCTAATATTGGTACATCTATTTTAATGCGAGAAATTGGTATTTTTACTCAAAAAAAATATTTAAAACGTTTTGGTATTCTAAATGCTCCGCCACTAGAGATCACTGAAAATACAGCCCCGTTAGTACCTTCTGTGTGGAATCAGTTAAATTCCATGACTATTTCTTATGGCTATGGCATAGCCATGTCGCAGGCTACTTACTTAAATGCTTTTTTACCCATTATTAATGGGGGAATTTATACGCCTTTAACTTTATTAAAGAAATCTGCTAATACTTATGGTAATGGTTATGGTAAAAGAATAATCTCTAAGGAAGTTTCACGGGAAATGCGGGCAATTTTACGTTTAGTAGTAGCTAAAGGGTATGGTAGAAAAGCTGATGTAAAAGGCTACTTAGTTGGTGGTAAAACAGGATCTTCCGAAAAACAAGTACATGGTCATTACAATAAAGATATTGTTTTTGCTTCTTTTGTAGCATTTTTTCCAGCTGACGATCCTGAATATGCTATTTTAGTTACTATAGATGAGCCAAAAAGAGTAGCTGCTAATAATTTTAATGTTACAGGGGGCTATTTATCTGCTCCGGTAGTGGCAGAAATTGTAGAAAAAATTGGTCTTAATTTAGGAATTGCCAAACAAAAGGACGATTTATATACTAAAGTAAATAGTAAAAAAGTAGATACTATTTTACAATATGTAGAAGATATGCCAGAAATTATTAATTATTAA
- a CDS encoding integral membrane protein (duplicated gene with 00657) encodes MWNIWKEKANLQILIWGTIIGGLISALVKWGGEVIMPARIAGEISPPGAHINAWLGWTGFNQHSLDYVYQGSTILGAVSIYHVLFSVVFTFLYVFVSAYCPKIRALYGAVYGLIVTVFAHGLMIPIFGLRYPVYNPGKVGWLWNLNGYELWSEIIGHILWGISIEICLIAILAYFAKPIKGSWA; translated from the coding sequence ATGTGGAATATATGGAAAGAAAAAGCTAATCTACAAATTCTTATTTGGGGTACTATTATCGGCGGGCTTATAAGTGCCTTAGTTAAATGGGGAGGAGAGGTTATTATGCCAGCTAGAATTGCTGGTGAAATATCTCCCCCAGGTGCACATATTAATGCTTGGCTAGGATGGACTGGCTTCAACCAGCACTCGTTAGATTATGTGTATCAAGGTTCAACGATACTTGGTGCTGTATCAATATATCATGTGTTATTCTCTGTTGTTTTTACTTTTTTGTATGTTTTTGTATCTGCTTACTGTCCTAAAATTAGAGCCCTTTATGGAGCAGTATATGGATTAATAGTTACTGTTTTTGCACACGGTTTAATGATACCTATTTTTGGTTTGAGGTATCCAGTTTATAATCCGGGCAAGGTTGGTTGGCTTTGGAACCTAAATGGCTATGAATTGTGGAGTGAAATTATTGGGCATATTTTATGGGGAATATCCATAGAAATTTGTTTAATTGCCATATTAGCATATTTTGCAAAACCTATTAAAGGTTCTTGGGCGTAA
- the yacG gene encoding DNA gyrase inhibitor YacG, with amino-acid sequence MLEILSNKLKIGDKVKQEAKLKQMCLMPTLNQCPICRKEVLHKKYFPFCSLRCSELDMYNWFAGSYSMPAYELDDVEKDELIKLLEEEENSKE; translated from the coding sequence ATGTTAGAGATTCTAAGTAACAAATTAAAAATAGGAGATAAAGTGAAGCAAGAAGCAAAATTAAAACAGATGTGTCTTATGCCTACTTTAAACCAATGCCCAATTTGTAGAAAAGAAGTATTACATAAAAAGTATTTTCCTTTTTGTTCCTTAAGGTGTTCGGAATTAGATATGTATAATTGGTTTGCTGGTTCTTATAGTATGCCTGCCTATGAGTTAGACGATGTGGAGAAAGATGAACTAATTAAACTATTGGAAGAAGAGGAGAACTCTAAAGAGTAG
- the rsmH gene encoding Ribosomal RNA small subunit methyltransferase H, which produces MKLNLQLLKNTSPHFPVLIQEVLANLELNPNEPQCFLDCTFGAGGYSRHILEFSHKDTKVIAIDRDETVMPIAEELQKQYPKRFQFYLNTYANYPQVLQEASVDKVDGIIMDLGFSSMQINAISRGFSFKEKGELLMTMGLNNTTAYEFVNYAKEELIADVIYHYGEEHKARQIAKKIVLFRKEQLINTPEELADIVRSVVGFKGKNKATSNKNLIGKRKIIDPATKTFQAIRIYINEELQELTTALNNASNYLKPAGKLLVVSFHSLEDRIVKDFLNTNGFHLKKYSNKNDSLEKFTKNKLNLGTNNNKKLFEIITKKPIIPSKEEVAINPPSASAKLRVARKI; this is translated from the coding sequence ATGAAATTAAACCTCCAATTATTAAAAAATACTAGCCCACATTTTCCGGTATTAATTCAAGAAGTGCTAGCTAATTTAGAATTAAATCCTAATGAACCCCAATGTTTTTTAGATTGTACTTTTGGAGCCGGTGGTTATTCTAGGCATATTTTAGAATTCTCCCATAAAGATACTAAAGTAATAGCCATAGACCGTGATGAAACCGTAATGCCTATAGCTGAAGAATTGCAAAAACAATATCCAAAGAGATTTCAATTTTACCTTAATACCTATGCTAATTATCCCCAAGTTTTACAGGAAGCTAGTGTTGATAAGGTAGATGGTATTATTATGGATTTAGGCTTTTCCTCTATGCAGATTAATGCTATAAGTAGGGGCTTTTCTTTTAAAGAAAAGGGAGAACTGTTAATGACAATGGGCTTAAATAACACCACCGCCTATGAGTTTGTTAATTATGCCAAAGAAGAGTTAATAGCTGATGTGATATATCATTATGGTGAAGAACATAAAGCTAGGCAAATTGCTAAAAAAATAGTGCTCTTTCGTAAAGAACAGCTTATTAATACGCCAGAAGAATTAGCAGATATTGTAAGAAGTGTAGTAGGATTTAAAGGTAAAAATAAAGCCACTTCTAATAAAAATTTAATAGGAAAAAGAAAAATAATAGATCCAGCTACCAAAACTTTTCAAGCTATTCGCATTTATATTAACGAAGAGTTGCAAGAATTAACAACGGCTCTTAATAATGCTAGTAATTACCTAAAGCCAGCAGGAAAATTGTTAGTAGTTAGTTTTCACTCTTTAGAAGACCGTATAGTGAAAGATTTTTTAAATACTAATGGTTTTCACTTAAAGAAATACTCTAATAAGAATGATTCCCTAGAAAAATTTACTAAAAATAAACTAAATCTTGGTACAAATAATAATAAGAAATTATTTGAAATTATAACTAAAAAGCCTATTATTCCTTCAAAAGAGGAGGTTGCTATTAATCCACCTTCGGCTTCGGCAAAATTAAGAGTAGCAAGGAAAATATAA
- a CDS encoding Ribonuclease G, which yields MNNIKIITLSLSFFQVAYRFYNNTLQTIFFNDKQSLQPKLQSIYLAKIIKKQLSLGCFLLDLGNNQQALLKITKNSSTFHEGQKILVQVVKEPTTPNKHAVVTEDLNIASPLLVYKPLASGIIFAKNIPSSDYTKITTTLKLNNEGIVIRSSYKHNLLPNLKTSLQALRELYQSLQQCTKLGVAYQPHFLSRLISNNSKLIPNTIILDEIEDVSFCKNFLQQHDYLPTQLKVKEENNAKYAPEVLLNYLQELIQPVFQINKELSLNYFETEAFNYIDVNYKGSYNVIAKKEEALYKANLSVLESVAYNIMLKNLSGQILVDVLKITGKQYKHNLLKSLQKYFLIDDNKTTVLGFSNLGIMEIARQKVTDSLSIYNKTNFNYRVFQLFIQIINVARTKPTASINIICTKAQHQAILQLASTEITNLNSWLSKPVGFIINESSKIPILQIR from the coding sequence ATGAATAATATTAAAATAATTACATTATCATTAAGTTTTTTTCAAGTTGCATATCGTTTTTATAATAATACTTTGCAAACTATCTTCTTTAATGATAAGCAAAGTTTGCAACCTAAATTACAAAGTATATACTTGGCTAAAATTATAAAAAAACAGTTATCACTTGGTTGTTTTTTGTTGGATTTAGGAAATAATCAGCAGGCTCTTTTAAAAATTACTAAGAATAGTAGTACTTTTCATGAGGGGCAAAAGATTCTAGTACAAGTTGTAAAAGAACCAACTACACCTAATAAACATGCTGTAGTAACTGAAGACCTAAATATAGCTTCTCCTTTGTTAGTTTATAAACCTTTAGCTAGTGGTATAATTTTTGCTAAAAATATTCCATCTTCTGATTATACTAAAATTACTACAACTTTAAAATTAAACAATGAAGGAATAGTAATTAGAAGTAGCTATAAGCATAATTTATTGCCTAATTTAAAAACTAGTTTGCAAGCACTTAGGGAATTATACCAAAGTTTACAGCAATGTACTAAGCTGGGAGTAGCTTATCAACCTCATTTTCTTAGTAGATTAATAAGTAATAATTCTAAATTAATACCTAATACTATAATTTTAGATGAGATTGAAGATGTTAGTTTTTGTAAAAATTTCTTACAACAACATGATTATTTACCAACTCAACTTAAAGTTAAAGAAGAGAATAATGCAAAATACGCTCCAGAGGTATTGTTAAACTATTTACAAGAACTCATACAGCCTGTTTTTCAAATAAATAAGGAATTATCATTAAATTATTTTGAAACAGAGGCTTTTAACTATATAGATGTAAACTACAAAGGTAGTTATAATGTAATTGCAAAAAAAGAAGAAGCCTTATATAAAGCTAACTTAAGTGTTTTAGAGAGTGTTGCCTATAACATTATGTTAAAGAATCTTAGTGGACAAATTCTAGTTGATGTTTTAAAAATTACCGGTAAGCAGTATAAACATAATTTACTAAAATCCTTACAAAAATATTTTTTAATTGATGATAACAAAACCACAGTATTAGGCTTTTCTAATTTAGGTATTATGGAAATTGCTAGGCAGAAAGTTACAGATAGCCTTAGTATATATAATAAAACTAATTTTAATTATAGGGTTTTTCAATTATTTATTCAAATTATAAATGTAGCAAGAACTAAGCCAACAGCTAGTATTAATATTATTTGTACTAAAGCTCAGCACCAGGCTATTTTGCAGTTAGCCTCAACAGAAATTACTAACTTAAATTCTTGGCTAAGTAAACCTGTAGGGTTTATAATAAATGAAAGTAGTAAAATACCTATATTACAAATAAGATAA
- the yhdE gene encoding Maf-like protein YhdE has product MLQNKQLVLASSSPQRLQILKNIGIIPNYVVNPDIDETPKKNERPYEFVKRIALAKAMAVKGFDTCFVLAADTVIVKGLQIIGKPKNSADALHIIKKLSGAQHKVLTGFTLKIPQYKNTQAKIITKVIKTDVKVKRLSETDLQNYIDSNKWQGYAGGYSIQGCFEVFIKSINGSLTNVIGLPSQAVYHSLVGNGYISSMDFFEAS; this is encoded by the coding sequence TTGTTGCAAAATAAACAATTAGTACTAGCATCATCGTCGCCTCAACGGTTACAGATCCTAAAAAATATTGGTATTATCCCTAATTATGTTGTGAATCCTGATATTGATGAAACTCCAAAAAAAAATGAACGTCCTTATGAGTTTGTAAAACGTATAGCCCTAGCTAAAGCTATGGCAGTGAAAGGCTTTGATACTTGTTTTGTTCTGGCGGCTGATACTGTTATTGTTAAAGGACTCCAAATTATTGGTAAACCTAAAAATTCGGCTGATGCTTTACATATAATTAAAAAACTAAGTGGAGCCCAGCATAAAGTATTAACAGGTTTTACTTTAAAAATTCCTCAATATAAAAATACCCAAGCAAAAATTATTACTAAAGTTATTAAAACAGATGTCAAGGTAAAACGTTTAAGTGAAACTGATTTACAAAATTACATAGATTCTAATAAGTGGCAAGGTTATGCTGGTGGATATTCAATTCAAGGTTGTTTTGAGGTGTTTATTAAAAGTATTAATGGTTCACTTACCAATGTTATTGGTTTACCGTCGCAGGCTGTGTACCATAGCTTAGTAGGGAATGGTTATATAAGTTCAATGGATTTTTTTGAAGCATCATGA
- the cobB gene encoding NAD-dependent protein deacetylase, with product MPKKITLKQLIELKKIKPLLEKHKEGKLIIFCGAGISKEKANVPLFEELLENILSNADIIDIHTRDKYLTKKKKLRKKPSNEISSIFETLCKEYDREAIDNFIVEKTQKGKNTEYHEAILKLSKYDNEYRIITTNFDDLFKKAATKLNILYNPSKKTNQEHIKTYNVECMPFFDDFKDKGGLIYLHNTINDEKIIYTRQDFIETYIAQSRNRELLLQLFKDYTVLFLGYSLGDLLINYILSASSKQQKHYLITKDNIKEKTDNIEIINDFTNYSSIYTLIELWSTIYTADSELKKQIITDLLNSEDTTLDFLFEYTLYPTKDINFQDINTLALLKWLKYYNDIVNTTDDKLHNLNKTQIQVLHYIFYILEETLVRSNEPTEINNAINFCIKNNIDFRGRTLQFLTIIPNLKISDEGKLRFFHYLMNNKLDRRYIDNVDKEYIDNALINLFTAISHKELLIKYLAFSQPDIQLSSSDQNTLYVEYTNMYIQAFYNIFINNVNAFLPYLKEINQYFITFIILNQGNSTLDLPDLNINVNDGSFYQDKLIAYWFLIMKELLQKESSNIEKYIKQYSELAEKHYTFYEFILYLGKELKEKIPFEVINKHAIQPLLTTTNNNNYIPYHLRYDKQSIQVYLTANFTLIPQEFKNSTFLKLNKYLKEVKNTLSGNDVAFYKKYNNSITNIEIKQKIEKELEWITKKLQAIFNGKEEIENYNNFQTEVLSPEINENEVTVLEKDKVYKAIKALNNHYDWFSSNNYKNIIYSIALDLDSYIKDLQKSFDNNNYNTKQIKIKILLYAIKYVQERKQINLSSSTVNIIFSIIDNYSNELEKDNELFNQILSIYPNKVFYETTIIDTSLQYLFKLFNIHKKPTEPSKNFVGRSLLINIEYLLIKNLTYFINLTINSKSDNYIENRFSNYIESINNIFFANSELSQIYRILAFYSYEKNSNNFYNGFNLYNSNFKIFNKLLPYMNVNEHGNNALSLLNLFSPLNITDENLIATHTIYILDAIKYINKENITDYSNNQIIFFFYIKNFLNSIKQKKDIKEYKEILQTISPQFVERLLYIIILKQFTKYFQSYDWKFIKTLITSMSNKVEYKKEFSIIKTILQIAELWNKEDEIYQWLKERKFLDENRLFIKDYTKMFYTNKDSKLEKIKKDILEKYFI from the coding sequence ATGCCTAAAAAAATCACTTTAAAACAATTAATTGAATTAAAAAAAATCAAACCCCTTCTAGAAAAACATAAAGAAGGTAAATTAATTATTTTTTGTGGTGCTGGTATTTCCAAAGAAAAAGCTAATGTTCCTCTTTTTGAAGAATTATTAGAAAATATACTTAGTAATGCAGATATTATAGATATCCATACTAGAGATAAATATTTAACAAAAAAGAAAAAACTCAGAAAAAAGCCTAGCAATGAAATTTCTAGTATTTTTGAAACTTTATGCAAAGAGTATGATAGAGAAGCCATTGATAATTTTATTGTTGAAAAGACTCAAAAAGGTAAAAATACTGAATACCATGAAGCTATTCTTAAATTATCAAAATATGATAATGAATATAGAATAATTACTACTAACTTTGATGATCTATTCAAAAAAGCTGCTACAAAACTAAATATTTTATATAACCCTTCAAAGAAAACAAACCAAGAACATATTAAAACTTACAATGTAGAATGTATGCCTTTTTTTGACGATTTTAAAGACAAAGGTGGCTTAATTTACTTACATAATACTATAAATGATGAGAAAATTATATATACTAGGCAAGACTTTATAGAAACATATATTGCCCAAAGCAGAAACCGAGAATTGTTACTACAATTATTTAAAGATTATACTGTATTATTTTTAGGATATTCATTAGGAGATTTATTAATAAACTATATTCTTTCAGCTTCTTCTAAACAACAAAAACATTATTTAATTACAAAAGATAATATAAAAGAGAAGACTGATAATATAGAAATTATCAATGATTTTACTAATTATTCTTCAATTTATACATTAATTGAACTCTGGAGTACAATATATACAGCTGATTCAGAATTAAAAAAACAAATTATAACTGATTTACTAAATTCTGAAGATACTACTCTAGATTTTCTTTTTGAATATACTCTTTACCCTACGAAAGATATTAATTTTCAAGATATAAACACTCTAGCATTATTAAAATGGTTAAAATATTATAACGATATTGTTAATACCACAGATGACAAATTACATAACCTTAACAAAACACAAATACAGGTATTACATTATATTTTTTATATTTTAGAAGAAACACTAGTACGCTCAAATGAACCTACAGAAATTAACAATGCTATTAATTTCTGCATAAAAAATAATATTGACTTTAGAGGTAGAACTCTTCAATTCCTAACAATAATACCTAATTTGAAAATAAGTGATGAGGGTAAATTAAGGTTTTTTCATTACCTGATGAATAATAAATTAGATAGAAGATATATAGATAATGTAGATAAAGAATATATAGATAATGCACTTATAAACCTATTTACAGCTATTAGCCACAAAGAGTTATTAATAAAATATTTAGCATTTAGTCAACCTGATATTCAACTATCATCTTCAGATCAAAATACCCTTTATGTAGAATATACTAATATGTATATACAAGCTTTTTATAATATATTTATAAATAATGTAAATGCTTTTCTACCATACTTAAAAGAAATTAACCAATATTTTATAACCTTTATTATACTAAATCAAGGTAACTCAACCCTTGATCTACCTGACTTAAATATTAATGTTAATGACGGTTCTTTCTATCAAGATAAATTAATTGCATATTGGTTTTTAATAATGAAAGAATTGTTGCAAAAAGAATCTAGTAACATAGAAAAATACATCAAACAGTATTCAGAACTAGCTGAAAAACACTATACTTTCTATGAATTTATTTTGTATTTAGGAAAAGAATTAAAAGAAAAAATACCTTTTGAAGTAATAAATAAACATGCTATACAGCCATTATTAACAACAACCAATAATAACAATTATATCCCATACCATCTTCGTTATGATAAGCAATCAATTCAGGTCTACTTAACAGCAAATTTTACATTAATACCACAAGAATTTAAAAATAGTACTTTTCTAAAACTAAATAAATATCTTAAAGAAGTAAAAAATACTTTATCTGGCAATGATGTTGCTTTTTATAAAAAATATAATAATAGTATAACTAATATAGAAATCAAACAAAAAATAGAAAAAGAACTAGAATGGATAACAAAAAAATTACAAGCAATTTTTAATGGTAAAGAAGAAATTGAAAATTATAATAATTTTCAAACAGAGGTACTTAGCCCTGAAATAAATGAAAATGAAGTTACAGTTTTAGAAAAAGATAAAGTTTATAAAGCAATTAAAGCCCTAAACAATCATTATGATTGGTTTTCCAGTAATAATTATAAAAATATTATTTATTCTATAGCACTAGACCTAGATTCATATATAAAGGATCTACAAAAAAGTTTTGATAATAATAATTACAATACAAAACAAATAAAAATAAAAATATTACTTTACGCTATAAAGTATGTTCAAGAAAGAAAACAAATAAATCTATCTTCATCAACAGTCAACATTATATTTAGTATTATTGATAACTATAGCAATGAATTAGAAAAAGATAATGAATTATTTAATCAAATTTTATCTATATATCCCAATAAAGTTTTTTATGAAACAACTATTATAGATACTAGTTTACAATACTTATTCAAATTATTTAATATACATAAAAAGCCAACTGAACCTAGCAAAAATTTTGTAGGAAGATCACTATTAATAAATATAGAATATCTATTAATTAAAAATTTAACATACTTTATCAACCTAACAATTAATTCTAAATCAGATAATTACATTGAAAATAGGTTTAGTAATTATATAGAAAGTATAAATAATATCTTTTTTGCAAACTCAGAATTATCTCAAATCTATAGAATACTAGCTTTCTACTCATATGAGAAGAATTCTAATAATTTTTACAATGGCTTTAATTTATATAATTCTAATTTTAAAATATTCAATAAATTACTTCCATATATGAACGTAAATGAACATGGCAATAACGCACTATCATTACTTAACTTATTTAGTCCACTTAACATAACAGATGAAAACCTTATAGCCACACACACAATATATATTTTAGATGCTATTAAATATATAAATAAGGAAAATATTACAGATTATTCTAATAACCAAATAATTTTCTTTTTTTATATAAAAAATTTTTTAAATAGCATTAAACAAAAAAAGGATATCAAAGAGTACAAAGAAATATTACAGACTATATCACCCCAATTTGTAGAAAGATTATTATATATTATCATTTTAAAACAATTTACTAAATATTTTCAAAGCTATGATTGGAAATTTATAAAAACATTAATAACTAGCATGTCTAACAAAGTAGAGTATAAAAAAGAATTTTCTATTATAAAAACAATATTACAGATTGCTGAACTGTGGAACAAAGAAGATGAAATATATCAATGGTTAAAAGAAAGAAAATTCTTAGATGAAAATAGACTTTTTATAAAAGATTATACTAAAATGTTTTATACAAATAAAGATAGTAAGTTAGAAAAAATTAAAAAAGACATTTTAGAAAAGTATTTTATTTAA
- the infA gene encoding Translation initiation factor IF-1 — translation MEKKTILLDGLEVTQDEKGITLTGEVIEILPNTKFKVKLQNGVVVLAHTAGKMRKNRIRIILFDKVTVRISNSDIENLKKKDTLVNARLEYRFKA, via the coding sequence ATGGAGAAAAAAACCATACTGTTAGATGGATTGGAGGTAACTCAAGATGAAAAAGGTATTACTTTAACAGGTGAGGTAATTGAAATTTTACCTAATACTAAATTTAAAGTAAAACTTCAAAATGGAGTTGTGGTGTTGGCTCATACAGCTGGCAAAATGAGGAAGAATAGAATTAGAATAATTTTGTTTGATAAGGTAACAGTTAGAATTAGTAATTCAGATATTGAAAATTTAAAAAAGAAAGATACTTTAGTAAATGCCCGCCTTGAATATAGGTTTAAAGCCTAA